Below is a genomic region from Chryseobacterium scophthalmum.
TTCAATGATCTGCAAAGAACAATTGGCGGGATTTCCGCAAGAGTACTTTCCAATGAATTGAAAGATTTGGAACTGAATGGTTTTGTAAAAAGAGTAGTGCATAGCGAGAAAACACCGGTTGTTGTAGAATATATTTCCACCGATTACAGCAGAACGCTGAAAACTGTGATTATGTCGCTTTCTGACTGGGGCAGAAATCACAAAAAAAATATTAGGGAAGATTCGTTTGTTCAATCTTAAGAGGTTAAAATATCAAAAAAATTAAATCGATTAATTACCAATCGTTGTTTTTTTCGAAATACAAAATGCCGTTTTTAGTTTTAAGAATATCACCGTCGTTTTCAAGATTTTTCAAAATGCGACTCACTACTTCTCGGGAAGTACCTAGATTATTGGCGATTTCTTGGTGGGTTATTCTTAAAGGGTTTCCGTGATTAACCTGTACCTGGTCTTTAATGAAGTTTAGAATTCTTTTATCAAGCTTATAATATATCGCATTATTTACTTTAGATACAATATCGGAAAGCCTGTTTTTGTATTCCAGATAAAAGACTTTGTTGATTTCAGGATATTTCAGAAGCCATTGGTGCAGTTTTTCTACAGGAATCAATATAAGCTGAGAATCTTTTACAGCTACAGAATAAACACTGCTTATATAATTGCTGAAAATAGATGAAAACGTCATAGAGCAACTTTCGCAAGGCTTTACATAATAATGTATAAATTCGTTTCCATCATTCAACGAAAATACTTTTAGAGATCCTTTAGATAAAATAGGAACAAACCTGTTTCTTTGGCCTTCTCTCATAATTTCGTCTTTAGCACCTACGTTTTTTATGAGAACATTATATTCAAACTCATGGAGAAAATCTTTTCCAAGAAAGCCAAACTTTTTTACAATAGTTTTTCTGTACATTAAATTATTTCAAGTATTATTAAATAATAAGCTCCATTTTAAAATTTTTCAAAAATCTATGAAAACAGATTTAAAATGGTTCTGAAGCGACGATTAAAAATTTAGTCGAAAACTTATCCTGCCTTTAATAGAATTACTTTTTTGGAACATTTAAAAAAGATAACTCTGAAAAAAACAATTCGAAATAAATGGTAACATACAATGTGTTTTTATATTTTTAAATAATCATTTTGCAGTTTAGTTTCTGTAATCCTAAAAAAAACTAGCAGTAAATTCTTTTATTTAAAATTAAATATCATCAAGAAAACTTAATCAAGTTTTGATGATGTTGGTACAATCCGTCTAATAAAAGAGATTGCACTTTGTTGGCAGCAAACTGCCTCAATATGGTTAGGTTTTTTGTGGAATAATCTTTAAATCTGTCTGGATGAAAACCTACAGGATCCTGCAACAAATCTGTTACGATGAAATCCTGCTCAGTAAAGAGAAGATCAAACCTTGTTCTAATAGTTTCGGAGAACGCATGAGTGAAAAAGTCATTAAACCCAATATGCACTACAGTCGATTTTTCGTTCAAGATATCGATTGCAGTTAATTCTTTTACAAAAATAATTTTTTTTGGTTGTAATGTTAGCTCTCTTTCTTTATTAATTAATATTTGAGTGCTTTCATAGGTGATGATAATATTGTAAAAATAATTGGAATAATTTTTATTCAAGCTCAAAACGGCTACTTTGAAATCTTTCATATCATTCATTTTGTACAATGTGGTGCTAAATTAGGCGCTGTTTAAAGTACGCAATGGTTTTGGTAGAAACTCCTTAAAACTCAGTGGGTTTTCAGCGCAATATTCTTTTTTTATAGTAAAGCGTTTTGGTGTTTTTATTTCAGAGTGATTTTCTTGGGTGTAACGTTTTTTCCATACTTTTAAAACCTCTGCAGAGAGATTATATTCATTCAGAATTTGATCTTCAGATTTTAATTCTAGTCTTAATAATGAAAGCAAATTCATGATTTCATTAATGCTGTAAACCGATTTCCAGAAATCTTCCAGCTTACGTTGATGTTGAGAAGAACTATTTGTTTTTTTTTCTAATCTTGTGTAACTTTTCATCTTATCGGTATCATCTTTAAGCCAAATATTTTCAAAAAATTTATTGAGTTTATTTTTAATAAAAGATTTGCGATTGCTTACAAACAAAGGTTTTTTTGAATCTTCTTCGATAAATTTATGGGCGTAATGGTTTTCTGTTTCAAAAACAGACTCTTTTAGAAATTCGTGAACTAGACATTTTTTACTCAAGCTTGCTTGAGAGCATTTTTCTTCTGAACAATAAGACAGAATCGTTTTTAATTTAATATCGCAATTATTCATTTTAAAAAGAAAATACAGACGTTCTGGTTATAACAATTAATTATTTAGACTGAATAAAAATCATTATGAAAACAAAAATGATAAATATGAATCTATGAAACGGTGATAAAAGTCACAATGATCTTTTTTTTTAGCTAAGTAGATGGAGTACAGCAAAAGAAAAATGCCTTCAAAGCAGAGAAGGCATTTTTAAATTGTAATAAGCAGAAAAAAAGTAATGTTTTCAGAGACAAAAAAGTATGAAATAATATCAGAAAAGATAGTATTAGAAATAGTTTATGAAGATGATTAATAAAAATGGACTTTAACTAAAACATAATTTTTCCCCTCATGGATTAAGCAAATTTTGCAGATCATTGAATAGAAAAAAATCTGCGTAATCAGCCAAATCTGCGAGAGAAAAAAACAATCATCTATGAAAATCTGAGGAATCTGTAGGAGATTTAATTAAAAGACTGTCGAAATTCCAAAGGCGACATATTTGTTTTCTTTTTAAAGAGCGTAGAAAAAGACTGCGAATGCTCAAATCCCAATTCATACGCAATTTCGCTCACCGAAAGTTCAGTCGTCGAAAGCTTTTCTTTGGCTTTACTGATCAGCTTTTCATGAATATGCTGCTGCGTATTTTGTCCGGTATGAACCCGCAAAAGATCACTCAAATAATTCGGAGAAAGATTCATCGCTTCTGCAATTTGATGAACTGTTAAAAGTCCTTTATCAGAAGATTCTTGATTAAAATAA
It encodes:
- a CDS encoding winged helix-turn-helix transcriptional regulator gives rise to the protein MENPIESEEIVCRGRCGESLSAVEDAIYVIGGKWKLKIIIVLQELGNVRFNDLQRTIGGISARVLSNELKDLELNGFVKRVVHSEKTPVVVEYISTDYSRTLKTVIMSLSDWGRNHKKNIREDSFVQS
- a CDS encoding Crp/Fnr family transcriptional regulator, with product MYRKTIVKKFGFLGKDFLHEFEYNVLIKNVGAKDEIMREGQRNRFVPILSKGSLKVFSLNDGNEFIHYYVKPCESCSMTFSSIFSNYISSVYSVAVKDSQLILIPVEKLHQWLLKYPEINKVFYLEYKNRLSDIVSKVNNAIYYKLDKRILNFIKDQVQVNHGNPLRITHQEIANNLGTSREVVSRILKNLENDGDILKTKNGILYFEKNNDW